ATATCAAGAGAATTCACCGATATGATTACCACACAGAGAGGCTTCCAAGCCAATTCAAGAATTATCACAACCAGTGATGAAATGCTACAAGAGATTGTGAATATGAAAAGGTAATATAATTTGATGTAAGAAATAAAATCCACCTCCTTCGCTAAAATTAGTGAAGGAGGGAAAGGATGGATGAGATGATTTATTTAACGAGGATGAATAAAACGGAATTTATTTTAAATATTGACTTGATAGAAATTATAGAGGAAACACCGGACACTGTTATAACCCTTACCAATGGTCATAAAATGATTGTTATAGAAAGTGCCGATGAAATAATAAATAGAGTTATTCAGTATAAAAGAAAAGTATTTATTCATGATATAGATATAAAAAATAGATAAAGCATAAGAACGAATATGAAATGAGGTGTATGTATGGATTTAGCAACCATACTAGGTATATTTATCGGAATGTTTTTCGTCATTCAAGGGATCACGCAGGAAGGTTCTATTTGGAACTTTATAGATATGTCATCTATCTATATTACATTCGGCGGAATGATTGCAGCTACTTTAGTAGGATTCCCTCTTCAAAATGTATTAGCAGCTTTTAAAATTGGCGGCAAAGCTTTTTTTAATAAAGCAGATGACCCAAAAGCAATAATTGCACAAATCAACACTTTAGCCAATATCGCCAGAAAAGAAGGCTTGCTAGCTCTAGAAGAAGCTTCAGGACAAATTGATGAACCTTTCTTAAAGAAAGGCGCCATGCTCATAGTAGATGGAACGGATCCTGAACTTGTAAGAAACCTTTTAGAAACAGAATTATCTTTTATTGAAGAGCGGCATCGGAATGGACAAGCAATTTTTGAAGCTTTAGGAGCCAATGCACCTGCTTTCGGTATGGTTGGTACATTGATTGGACTTGTAAACATGTTAAAAAAATTAGACGATCCAAGTGCCATCGGTCCAAGTATGGCTGTCGCCCTAATTACAACTTTTTATGGCTCCTTATTTGCAAACTTAATCTTCCTCCCTATGGCTACTAAATTAAAACTAAAAAGTAGAGAGGAAATTCTAAGAAAAGAAATTATGGTGGAAGGCTTGCTTTCCATTCAAGCTGGAGAAAATCCAAGAATCATTGAAGAAAAACTGAAAGCCTTCTTACCACCAAAAGAGCGTGAAAATTATAACTCTAAACAGGAAGGTGTGAGTGCGTAGTGGCAAGAAAAAAACAACAGGAAGATCAACCAGCAGGTGCACCCTTATGGATGACGACTTACTCTGATATGGTTACCTTGCTTTTATGTTTTTTCGTTTTACTATTCGCATTTTCTACAGTGGAAACTCAAAAATTTGATCAATTGATGCAGTCTCTCCAAAATGCAATTGGTGTAAGTTCATCCGGTATTTTAGATGGTGGGAATACCTTATTTCCCAATGACTTTATCGATCAGTCCTTAATGGGCGATTTAACAGCTGGCCAAAGAAATGAATTGGAAAATTTTAGAGAACTACAAGAAACTTTAGAATCTTACTTACAGGAATACGATTTGGAAACAGAGGTATTAGTTTCTCAAGAAAGCAGAGGATTGATGTTACGCTTCCAAGACAATGTACTTTTTGATCCTGGTAAAGCTGAATTGAAGCCAAGATCCAAAGAAATTCTACAGGATATTGCTGAGTTCTTAAGAAGTCCAGAACTAAAAGACAAAGATATACGTGTTGAAGGTCATACTGATACGGTTAAAGTAAATCCCACTTCTATTTACCCAACGAACTGGGAGCTATCTACTGGACGTGCATCGAATGTTGTTCGATATTTCATTGAAGAAATAGATATGGACCCAGAACGTTTTTCAATAGCAGGATATGGAGAGTATCAACCTATTGCACCGAATGATACTGTGGAAAATAAGTCTAAAAATAGAAGAGTTGATATTGTAATATTGAGATCGGAATATATCGTTCCTAAGTCTCAATAATATAAAAATGGGGGAAATCGGTATGGACAAGAAAAAAATAGGAATATATGTTTTAATAGGTATTGTGACATCGGCAGTTGTATTTGGAGCAATGTATTACTTTACTCAAAACAAAAATGGAGAACAAAGTAAAGAAATAGC
Above is a genomic segment from Alkaliphilus oremlandii OhILAs containing:
- a CDS encoding flagellar FlbD family protein; amino-acid sequence: MDEMIYLTRMNKTEFILNIDLIEIIEETPDTVITLTNGHKMIVIESADEIINRVIQYKRKVFIHDIDIKNR
- a CDS encoding motility protein A, which translates into the protein MDLATILGIFIGMFFVIQGITQEGSIWNFIDMSSIYITFGGMIAATLVGFPLQNVLAAFKIGGKAFFNKADDPKAIIAQINTLANIARKEGLLALEEASGQIDEPFLKKGAMLIVDGTDPELVRNLLETELSFIEERHRNGQAIFEALGANAPAFGMVGTLIGLVNMLKKLDDPSAIGPSMAVALITTFYGSLFANLIFLPMATKLKLKSREEILRKEIMVEGLLSIQAGENPRIIEEKLKAFLPPKERENYNSKQEGVSA
- a CDS encoding OmpA/MotB family protein, whose protein sequence is MARKKQQEDQPAGAPLWMTTYSDMVTLLLCFFVLLFAFSTVETQKFDQLMQSLQNAIGVSSSGILDGGNTLFPNDFIDQSLMGDLTAGQRNELENFRELQETLESYLQEYDLETEVLVSQESRGLMLRFQDNVLFDPGKAELKPRSKEILQDIAEFLRSPELKDKDIRVEGHTDTVKVNPTSIYPTNWELSTGRASNVVRYFIEEIDMDPERFSIAGYGEYQPIAPNDTVENKSKNRRVDIVILRSEYIVPKSQ